A portion of the Cryptomeria japonica chromosome 5, Sugi_1.0, whole genome shotgun sequence genome contains these proteins:
- the LOC131875944 gene encoding uncharacterized protein LOC131875944, with protein MTEEFSAYFVAHAVVRIYDLAELLLAFDDDEEEHPHRQGGPRQREEDEGEEGGDGGGGRGDGGVGGGGRGDGGVGGGGRGGGVGGDGRGGGGGGDGKGGGGGGDGRGGGGRGGLVLGVGGGGRIGAVLFAMGGIEDDR; from the coding sequence atgacagaggagttctcaGCCTACTTCGTGGCACATGCAGTGGTGCGCATATATGATCTGGCAGAGCTGTTGCTAgcttttgacgatgatgaggaggaGCATCCACATAGGCAAGGGGGTCCTAGAcagagagaggaggatgagggagaggagggaggagatggaggtggtggtagAGGAGATGGAGGGGTTGGTGGAGGTGGTAGAGGAGATGGAGGGGTTGGTGGAGGTGGTAGAGGTGGAGGGGTTGGTGGAGATGGCagaggtggagggggtggtggaGATGGCAAAGGTGGAGGGGGTGGTGGAGATGGAAGAGGTGGAGGTGGAAGAGGTGGTCTTGTTCTTGGTGTGGGTGGGGGTGGTAGGATAGGTGCGGTGTTATTTGCTATGGGAGGGATAGAGGATGACAGGTGA